A window of Haliscomenobacter hydrossis DSM 1100 contains these coding sequences:
- a CDS encoding OstA-like protein, which produces MYRQLWLIGLVLMVLGGIRLQAQTPGPVKEGSRVKVNYSDKLLYDKRGETTIQRLKGNVELKQDSVYMYCDSAIIENETQVYAYGNVVIQQGDSLKIFADEAQYDGESKIANLLGRVILVNGDRKLYTRRLDYRTDTRVAYYTNNATMVSDSLSLTSKVGYYYVATKEAQFREKVTAEGPRFRLKADSLNYNTESKVVDFLGPTIITTDSSKVYCEDGFYDTANNRAEFSGNAQYVKNDQQAEADTITYDDNLKIYSLRGNARVEDSTRLAIGNLIRYDELQDTTFLQGNARYREKEQDINSEIISYNRKKGTFKTLGRTFISDPPNLMEADQIGFDDATGFGLATGNVMWRDTAAELSINSARAEYGKKTDYLKATGGPKGRPELITIAEGDSLFLSADTLLAVKDTLITTKSDTLQAAQRDTVQADSNRILHAYHNARIFKKDFQAVCDSLVYSTRDSLFALYGNPIVWSDTSQFTADTMYITLKNKKIDKIIMRSNSFIIVISDGTYFNQIKARNVVSHFVESNLKRMDAFGNAEVIYYAKDDGGAYVGVNKTECSEMVIRFGAKNAVEKITFITEPKSTLSPMGTTNHRSLRLKGFRWEVNTRPLKREDIFLVFGTQNRTQPANRIKINTDEEEK; this is translated from the coding sequence ATGTACAGGCAGCTTTGGCTTATTGGTTTGGTGTTAATGGTATTAGGGGGCATTCGATTGCAAGCACAAACGCCTGGTCCGGTTAAAGAAGGCAGCCGGGTGAAGGTCAATTACTCCGACAAACTCTTATACGATAAAAGAGGGGAAACCACCATCCAGCGCTTAAAGGGCAATGTGGAGCTGAAACAAGACAGCGTGTACATGTATTGTGACTCGGCCATCATTGAAAATGAAACCCAGGTGTATGCCTACGGCAATGTGGTCATTCAACAAGGAGATTCTTTAAAAATATTTGCCGATGAAGCCCAATACGACGGCGAATCCAAGATCGCGAATTTATTGGGCCGGGTCATTCTCGTCAACGGTGATCGTAAACTCTACACCCGCCGCCTGGATTACCGGACCGATACCCGCGTGGCCTATTACACCAACAACGCCACGATGGTTAGCGATTCCCTTTCTTTGACTAGTAAAGTGGGGTATTATTACGTGGCAACCAAAGAAGCCCAATTTCGGGAAAAAGTCACCGCAGAAGGCCCGCGTTTTCGCCTCAAGGCCGACTCACTCAATTACAACACCGAGTCAAAAGTCGTCGATTTTCTGGGGCCAACCATCATTACCACCGACAGCAGCAAGGTGTATTGTGAGGATGGGTTTTACGATACGGCCAACAACCGCGCCGAATTTTCAGGCAATGCCCAATACGTCAAAAACGATCAACAAGCCGAGGCCGATACAATTACATACGACGACAACCTCAAGATTTATTCCCTGCGCGGCAACGCCCGCGTCGAAGACTCCACGCGGCTAGCCATTGGTAACTTGATCCGCTACGATGAACTACAAGACACCACCTTTTTGCAGGGTAACGCCCGCTACCGCGAAAAAGAGCAGGACATCAACTCCGAAATCATCAGCTACAACCGCAAAAAAGGAACCTTCAAAACCCTGGGCAGAACCTTCATCAGTGACCCCCCAAATTTGATGGAAGCCGATCAAATTGGATTTGATGACGCGACCGGTTTTGGCTTGGCCACCGGCAACGTGATGTGGCGGGACACAGCGGCAGAGCTTTCTATCAATTCTGCCCGAGCAGAATATGGGAAAAAAACCGATTACCTGAAAGCCACCGGAGGCCCCAAAGGGCGACCGGAATTGATCACCATTGCGGAGGGGGATTCCCTGTTTTTGTCCGCCGACACCCTTTTGGCCGTGAAAGACACCTTGATCACCACGAAGTCCGACACCTTGCAGGCTGCTCAGCGAGATACTGTTCAAGCGGATAGCAACCGGATTTTACACGCCTATCACAATGCCCGGATTTTCAAAAAAGATTTTCAAGCGGTGTGTGACTCCCTGGTCTATTCTACCCGCGATTCACTTTTTGCCCTCTATGGCAATCCCATCGTTTGGTCAGACACCAGCCAGTTTACGGCGGATACCATGTACATTACCCTGAAAAACAAGAAGATTGATAAAATCATCATGCGTAGCAATTCTTTTATCATCGTCATTTCAGATGGGACATATTTCAACCAGATCAAGGCACGAAATGTCGTCTCGCATTTTGTGGAAAGCAACCTCAAACGGATGGATGCCTTTGGGAATGCCGAAGTCATCTATTATGCCAAAGACGACGGTGGAGCTTACGTAGGCGTCAATAAAACCGAGTGCAGCGAAATGGTCATCCGCTTCGGGGCAAAAAATGCCGTGGAGAAAATCACCTTCATCACCGAACCCAAATCTACCTTAAGTCCCATGGGTACAACCAACCACCGCAGCCTGCGTTTGAAGGGATTCCGCTGGGAGGTAAACACCCGTCCACTCAAACGAGAAGACATTTTTCTGGTATTCGGTACCCAAAACCGTACACAACCTGCAAACCGAATCAAGATCAACACCGATGAAGAAGAGAAATAA
- a CDS encoding tetratricopeptide repeat protein, with product MKKRNNRFLSLHWMSLFLLVFGFSNLAAAQSPTQIAQQAQESYQQGNYPAAVQAYKKLIAAGYHNAALSFNLGNACFRAGKLGEAVLYYEKALALKPNDEATLANLELVRGELTDQIDHTSAPEWWDWLLQPQWIMRPNAWAVLFAVLIWLGMGSFWLLRRQTAKPWLRWAARGILGLSILVLAAAAFSYWNSYHNPTGVILSKETTLRIGPEKASPAIRKLHEGTKVAYLDKIGTWDKVRLSNGQEGWLEGKSTGRIR from the coding sequence ATGAAGAAGAGAAATAACCGTTTTTTGAGCCTCCATTGGATGTCCTTGTTCCTGCTTGTTTTTGGTTTTTCGAACCTGGCAGCAGCGCAAAGCCCCACCCAGATTGCCCAGCAAGCCCAAGAATCCTATCAACAAGGCAATTACCCCGCAGCGGTTCAAGCGTATAAAAAACTCATTGCGGCCGGATACCACAATGCTGCCCTGTCTTTTAACCTGGGCAATGCCTGTTTTAGGGCGGGTAAATTGGGTGAAGCGGTATTGTACTACGAAAAAGCCTTAGCCCTCAAGCCCAACGATGAAGCCACACTGGCCAACCTTGAGCTGGTGCGTGGAGAACTGACCGACCAAATTGATCATACCAGCGCCCCGGAATGGTGGGACTGGCTGTTGCAACCCCAATGGATCATGCGCCCCAATGCCTGGGCGGTGTTGTTTGCCGTCTTGATCTGGCTGGGTATGGGTAGCTTTTGGCTATTGCGTCGTCAGACCGCCAAACCCTGGCTACGCTGGGCCGCCAGAGGAATTTTGGGCTTGTCTATCCTGGTGCTCGCAGCCGCAGCATTCAGCTATTGGAACAGCTACCACAATCCAACCGGCGTCATTCTGAGCAAAGAAACCACCCTGCGCATCGGGCCTGAAAAAGCCAGTCCAGCGATTCGTAAGCTACACGAAGGCACCAAAGTGGCGTATCTGGATAAAATCGGCACCTGGGACAAGGTGCGGCTGTCGAATGGGCAGGAGGGCTGGTTGGAAGGGAAGAGTACGGGGCGGATTCGGTGA